Proteins from a genomic interval of Acetobacterium woodii DSM 1030:
- a CDS encoding 4Fe-4S dicluster domain-containing protein produces MAKQWYPVINYESCVSCGSCIEKCTHGVYDKEKAPEALVIYTDGCVDHCHGCGNLCPSGAITYYGDDTNWIPPNR; encoded by the coding sequence ATGGCAAAACAATGGTATCCTGTTATTAATTATGAATCCTGTGTTAGTTGCGGTAGCTGCATCGAAAAATGTACACACGGTGTATATGATAAAGAAAAAGCGCCCGAAGCGCTCGTCATTTATACCGATGGTTGTGTTGATCATTGTCATGGCTGCGGTAATTTATGTCCAAGTGGAGCAATTACTTATTATGGTGATGATACAAATTGGATCCCTCCTAATCGGTAA